From a single Carassius carassius chromosome 8, fCarCar2.1, whole genome shotgun sequence genomic region:
- the LOC132144975 gene encoding sorting nexin-13-like isoform X5, whose translation MFAEASLSIWGWGGLGVVLFLITFGPFAIFYLAFYILCFIVGGFVVLLLFGKINSEKHLERCEHSYLPSTQMAILKVSEEMKSESKPIKIDRRLTGSSIIDDPLQQVIQFALRDYIQYWYYTLSDDETFLLEIRQTVQNALVEFSTRSKEVDWQPYFTTRLVDDFATHLRVFRKAQERLNERDDPKQRDAPDELLDSFFEAEVEMERKICRDVVCTSRKDEEGYLRDLCEVLLYLLLPPGDFHNKNMRYFLREVLARGVLLPLINQLSDPDYINQFIIWMIHDSSCNYEAFLNILKLTDKAAELEAVKDKVLEELQYLRSLDTGGDDINFIKNQINSLLFVKKVCETRIQRLQSGKEVDTLKLAANFGKLCVIPLEHILVHNIALQFFMDYMQPMGGQAILFFWLTVEGYRVTAQQQLEVLQSSQRDGKKQSSQTTKGLLRAAALGVYDQYLSEKASPRVEVDEASVTRLAQKLNKEDPTPEIFDEIQKKVYDMMLRDERFYPSFKQHPLYVRMLAELDMLKEPSYMGSDHGDGESFNGSPTGSINLSLDDLSSGSVDESAQLHAFISDTGVCNDHGKTYALYTLTVIRKNSDGSEDIWKTYRRYSDFHDFHMRITEQFESLAPILKLPGKKTFNNMDREFLEKRKKDLNAYLQLLLNPEMVKACPMLLPYIYDFLENKAYSKGKGDFARKMDTFVNPLRSSMRNVSNAVKSLPDSLAEGVSKVSADMGRMSEKLGQDIKQSIFKVPPLIAKSDIDPEHCRVSAQLDDNVDDNIPLRVMLLLMDEVFDLKERNQWLRRNIKNLLQQLIKATYGDTINRKIVDHVDYMTSPEQVSDYVKRFRDSYWPNGILAETPPRRDKSLRMRTRVAAKTTLLGIMPDELKHIIGAETTRKGILRVFDMFQHQPLNRRLACVFLEGFLETLFPQNRFPELFVKLHSRSPRVLRYSQKLRSLHKR comes from the exons gcCAGTCTGTCCATCTGGGGATGGGGGGGTCTCGGAGTCGTCCTCTTCCTCATCACATTTGGACCCTTTGCTATCTTTTATCTGGCTTTCTACATCCTCTGTTTCATTGTCGG GGGTTTTGTAGTGCTGCTTTTATTTGGAAAGATAAACTCAGAGAAACACCTGGAAAGGTGTGAACACTCCTACCTGCCATCAACACAGATGGCCATACTGAAG GTTTCGGAGGAGATGAAGTCAGAGTCCAAGCCCATAAAGATCGATCGTCGTCTGACAGGATCCAGTATCATAGATGATCCACTGCAGCAG GTCATCCAGTTCGCCCTGAGGGACTATATCCAGTATTGGTATTACACTCTGAGTGATGATGAAACGTTCCTCTTGGAGATCCGTCAGACGGTCCAGAACGCACTCGTCGAGTTCTCCACCAG GTCTAAAGAGGTGGACTGGCAGCCGTACTTCACCACCAGACTGGTGGATGACTTTGCCACTCATCTGCGTGTTTTCAGGAAAGCTCAGGAGAGGCTGAACGAGAGAGACGATCCAAAACAAC GTGACGCTCCGGACGAGTTGCTGGACTCGTTTTTTGAGGCGGAGGTGGAAATGGAGAGGAAGATTTGCAGAGATGTGGTGTGCACGTCACGCAAGGATGAAGAAG GTTACCTGCGGGATCTCTGTGAAGTGCTGCTGTATCTGTTACTACCTCCTGGAGATTTCCACAACAAGAATATGAGATACTTCCTCAGG GAAGTTTTGGCCAGAGGAGTTCTGCTGCCCTTAATTAACCAGCTGAGTGACCCTGATTACATCAACCAGTTCATCATCTGGATG attcATGACTCCAGCTGTAACTACGAGGCCTTCTTGAACATCTTAAAGCTGACAGACAAAGCAGCCGAGCTGGAGGCCGTCAAAGACAAAGTCCTGGAGGAGCTTCAGTACCTGCGATCTCTGGACACGGGAGGAGACG ATATCAACTTCATAAAGAATCAAATCAATAGTTTGCTCTTTGTGAAGAAGGTCTGTGAAACACGGATACAACGGCTGCAATCAGGGAAG GAAGTTGACACATTGAAACTCGCAGCTAATTTTGGGAAGCTGTGTGTGATTCCATTGGAGCATATATTAGTGCACAACATCGCGCTGCAGTTCTTCATGG ACTACATGCAGCCCATGGGCGGTCAGGCGATCCTGTTCTTCTGGCTGACGGTGGAGGGCTATCGGGTCACAGCCCAGCAGCAGCTGGAGGTCTTACAGAGCAGCCAGAGAGACGGGAAGAAGCAGAGCAGCCAGACCACCAAAGGCCTGCTGAGAGCCGCCGCGCTCGGCGTCTACGACCAGTACCTGTCCGAGAAG GCCTCTCCGAGGGTGGAGGTGGACGAAGCGTCTGTAACCAGACTGGCTCAGAAACTCAACAAAGAGGATCCCACACCCGAGATATTTGATGAAATCCAGAAAAAG GTGTATGATATGATGTTGCGTGACGAGAGGTTTTACCCGTCGTTTAAGCAGCACCCGCTGTACGTGCGGATGCTGGCCGAGCTGGACATGCTGAAAGAGCCCAGTTACATGGGGTCAGACCACGGGGACggag AGTCGTTCAACGGGTCCCCAACAGGAAGCATTAATTTA TCATTAGATGATCTCAGCAGCGGGAGCGTGGATGAGTCTGCTCAGCTTCATGCCTTTATCTCTGATACGG GCGTGTGTAACGATCACGGGAAGACGTACGCTCTCTACACCCTCACCGTCATACGCAAGAACTCGGACGGCAGCGAGGACATCTGGAAGACGTACCGGCGCTACAGCGATTTCCACGACTTCCACATGCGCATCACAGAGCAG TTTGAGAGCCTTGCTCCGATTCTCAAGCTTCCTGGAAAAAAGACCTTTAACAACATGGACAGGGAGTTTCTGGAGAAGAGGAAGAAGGACCTGAACGCTTATTTGCAG CTTCTGTTGAACCCTGAGATGGTGAAGGCCTGTCCCATGCTGCTCCCCTACATCTATGACTTCCTGGAGAACAAAGCCTACAGCAAGGGCAAAGGAGACTTCGCACGCAAG ATGGACACGTTTGTGAATCCTCTCCGGAGCTCCATGAGGAACGTGTCCAATGCCGTGAAGTCACTGCCGGACAGCCTGGCCGAGGGAGTGTCCAAAGTCTCGGCGGACATGGGCCGTATGTCCGAGAAACTTGGCCAGGATATTAAACAGTCCATATTTAAG GTGCCTCCTTTAATCGCAAAGTCTGACATCGATCCCGAACACTGCCGCGTCTCGGCCCAGCTGGACGACAAT GTGGATGATAATATCCCACTGAGGGTGATGTTGCTGCTGATGGACGAGGTGTTTGATCTGAAGGAGAGAAATCAGTGGCTGCGCAGAAACATCAAAAACCTCCTGCAGCAGCTCATCAAAGCCACGTACGGAGACACCATTAACAG GAAAATAGTGGATCATGTCGACTACATGACCTCGCCTGAGCAAGTGTCTGATTATGTGAAGAGGTTCAG AGACTCTTACTGGCCAAACGGGATCCTCGCCGAGACGCCGCCCCGCAGAGACAAAAGCTTACGCATGAGGACGCGAGTCGCCGCTAAGACCACACTCCTGGGCATCatgccag ATGAGTTGAAGCACATCATCGGGGCAGAAACCACACGCAAGGGCATCCTGCGCGTCTTTGACATGTTCCAGCACCAACCGCTGAACCGCCGGCTGGCCTGCGTCTTTCTGGAGGGCTTCCTGGAGACCTTGTTTCCTCAGAACAGGTTCCCCGAGCTGTTCGTGAAGCTCCACTCGCGCTCGCCACGCGTGCTCAGATATTCACAGAAATTGCGCAGCTTGCACAAGAGGTGA
- the LOC132144975 gene encoding sorting nexin-13-like isoform X6, producing the protein MAILKVSEEMKSESKPIKIDRRLTGSSIIDDPLQQVIQFALRDYIQYWYYTLSDDETFLLEIRQTVQNALVEFSTRSKEVDWQPYFTTRLVDDFATHLRVFRKAQERLNERDDPKQRDAPDELLDSFFEAEVEMERKICRDVVCTSRKDEEGYLRDLCEVLLYLLLPPGDFHNKNMRYFLREVLARGVLLPLINQLSDPDYINQFIIWMIHDSSCNYEAFLNILKLTDKAAELEAVKDKVLEELQYLRSLDTGGDDINFIKNQINSLLFVKKVCETRIQRLQSGKEVDTLKLAANFGKLCVIPLEHILVHNIALQFFMDYMQPMGGQAILFFWLTVEGYRVTAQQQLEVLQSSQRDGKKQSSQTTKGLLRAAALGVYDQYLSEKASPRVEVDEASVTRLAQKLNKEDPTPEIFDEIQKKVYDMMLRDERFYPSFKQHPLYVRMLAELDMLKEPSYMGSDHGDGESFNGSPTGSINLSLDDLSSGSVDESAQLHAFISDTADAFLNLLPVAGVCNDHGKTYALYTLTVIRKNSDGSEDIWKTYRRYSDFHDFHMRITEQFESLAPILKLPGKKTFNNMDREFLEKRKKDLNAYLQLLLNPEMVKACPMLLPYIYDFLENKAYSKGKGDFARKMDTFVNPLRSSMRNVSNAVKSLPDSLAEGVSKVSADMGRMSEKLGQDIKQSIFKVPPLIAKSDIDPEHCRVSAQLDDNVDDNIPLRVMLLLMDEVFDLKERNQWLRRNIKNLLQQLIKATYGDTINRKIVDHVDYMTSPEQVSDYVKRFRDSYWPNGILAETPPRRDKSLRMRTRVAAKTTLLGIMPDELKHIIGAETTRKGILRVFDMFQHQPLNRRLACVFLEGFLETLFPQNRFPELFVKLHSRSPRVLRYSQKLRSLHKR; encoded by the exons ATGGCCATACTGAAG GTTTCGGAGGAGATGAAGTCAGAGTCCAAGCCCATAAAGATCGATCGTCGTCTGACAGGATCCAGTATCATAGATGATCCACTGCAGCAG GTCATCCAGTTCGCCCTGAGGGACTATATCCAGTATTGGTATTACACTCTGAGTGATGATGAAACGTTCCTCTTGGAGATCCGTCAGACGGTCCAGAACGCACTCGTCGAGTTCTCCACCAG GTCTAAAGAGGTGGACTGGCAGCCGTACTTCACCACCAGACTGGTGGATGACTTTGCCACTCATCTGCGTGTTTTCAGGAAAGCTCAGGAGAGGCTGAACGAGAGAGACGATCCAAAACAAC GTGACGCTCCGGACGAGTTGCTGGACTCGTTTTTTGAGGCGGAGGTGGAAATGGAGAGGAAGATTTGCAGAGATGTGGTGTGCACGTCACGCAAGGATGAAGAAG GTTACCTGCGGGATCTCTGTGAAGTGCTGCTGTATCTGTTACTACCTCCTGGAGATTTCCACAACAAGAATATGAGATACTTCCTCAGG GAAGTTTTGGCCAGAGGAGTTCTGCTGCCCTTAATTAACCAGCTGAGTGACCCTGATTACATCAACCAGTTCATCATCTGGATG attcATGACTCCAGCTGTAACTACGAGGCCTTCTTGAACATCTTAAAGCTGACAGACAAAGCAGCCGAGCTGGAGGCCGTCAAAGACAAAGTCCTGGAGGAGCTTCAGTACCTGCGATCTCTGGACACGGGAGGAGACG ATATCAACTTCATAAAGAATCAAATCAATAGTTTGCTCTTTGTGAAGAAGGTCTGTGAAACACGGATACAACGGCTGCAATCAGGGAAG GAAGTTGACACATTGAAACTCGCAGCTAATTTTGGGAAGCTGTGTGTGATTCCATTGGAGCATATATTAGTGCACAACATCGCGCTGCAGTTCTTCATGG ACTACATGCAGCCCATGGGCGGTCAGGCGATCCTGTTCTTCTGGCTGACGGTGGAGGGCTATCGGGTCACAGCCCAGCAGCAGCTGGAGGTCTTACAGAGCAGCCAGAGAGACGGGAAGAAGCAGAGCAGCCAGACCACCAAAGGCCTGCTGAGAGCCGCCGCGCTCGGCGTCTACGACCAGTACCTGTCCGAGAAG GCCTCTCCGAGGGTGGAGGTGGACGAAGCGTCTGTAACCAGACTGGCTCAGAAACTCAACAAAGAGGATCCCACACCCGAGATATTTGATGAAATCCAGAAAAAG GTGTATGATATGATGTTGCGTGACGAGAGGTTTTACCCGTCGTTTAAGCAGCACCCGCTGTACGTGCGGATGCTGGCCGAGCTGGACATGCTGAAAGAGCCCAGTTACATGGGGTCAGACCACGGGGACggag AGTCGTTCAACGGGTCCCCAACAGGAAGCATTAATTTA TCATTAGATGATCTCAGCAGCGGGAGCGTGGATGAGTCTGCTCAGCTTCATGCCTTTATCTCTGATACGG CTGATGCTTTTCTAAACCTACTTCCTGTGGCAGGCGTGTGTAACGATCACGGGAAGACGTACGCTCTCTACACCCTCACCGTCATACGCAAGAACTCGGACGGCAGCGAGGACATCTGGAAGACGTACCGGCGCTACAGCGATTTCCACGACTTCCACATGCGCATCACAGAGCAG TTTGAGAGCCTTGCTCCGATTCTCAAGCTTCCTGGAAAAAAGACCTTTAACAACATGGACAGGGAGTTTCTGGAGAAGAGGAAGAAGGACCTGAACGCTTATTTGCAG CTTCTGTTGAACCCTGAGATGGTGAAGGCCTGTCCCATGCTGCTCCCCTACATCTATGACTTCCTGGAGAACAAAGCCTACAGCAAGGGCAAAGGAGACTTCGCACGCAAG ATGGACACGTTTGTGAATCCTCTCCGGAGCTCCATGAGGAACGTGTCCAATGCCGTGAAGTCACTGCCGGACAGCCTGGCCGAGGGAGTGTCCAAAGTCTCGGCGGACATGGGCCGTATGTCCGAGAAACTTGGCCAGGATATTAAACAGTCCATATTTAAG GTGCCTCCTTTAATCGCAAAGTCTGACATCGATCCCGAACACTGCCGCGTCTCGGCCCAGCTGGACGACAAT GTGGATGATAATATCCCACTGAGGGTGATGTTGCTGCTGATGGACGAGGTGTTTGATCTGAAGGAGAGAAATCAGTGGCTGCGCAGAAACATCAAAAACCTCCTGCAGCAGCTCATCAAAGCCACGTACGGAGACACCATTAACAG GAAAATAGTGGATCATGTCGACTACATGACCTCGCCTGAGCAAGTGTCTGATTATGTGAAGAGGTTCAG AGACTCTTACTGGCCAAACGGGATCCTCGCCGAGACGCCGCCCCGCAGAGACAAAAGCTTACGCATGAGGACGCGAGTCGCCGCTAAGACCACACTCCTGGGCATCatgccag ATGAGTTGAAGCACATCATCGGGGCAGAAACCACACGCAAGGGCATCCTGCGCGTCTTTGACATGTTCCAGCACCAACCGCTGAACCGCCGGCTGGCCTGCGTCTTTCTGGAGGGCTTCCTGGAGACCTTGTTTCCTCAGAACAGGTTCCCCGAGCTGTTCGTGAAGCTCCACTCGCGCTCGCCACGCGTGCTCAGATATTCACAGAAATTGCGCAGCTTGCACAAGAGGTGA
- the LOC132144975 gene encoding sorting nexin-13-like isoform X4 has protein sequence MFAEASLSIWGWGGLGVVLFLITFGPFAIFYLAFYILCFIVGGFVVLLLFGKINSEKHLERCEHSYLPSTQMAILKVSEEMKSESKPIKIDRRLTGSSIIDDPLQQVIQFALRDYIQYWYYTLSDDETFLLEIRQTVQNALVEFSTRSKEVDWQPYFTTRLVDDFATHLRVFRKAQERLNERDDPKQRDAPDELLDSFFEAEVEMERKICRDVVCTSRKDEEGYLRDLCEVLLYLLLPPGDFHNKNMRYFLREVLARGVLLPLINQLSDPDYINQFIIWMIHDSSCNYEAFLNILKLTDKAAELEAVKDKVLEELQYLRSLDTGGDDINFIKNQINSLLFVKKVCETRIQRLQSGKEVDTLKLAANFGKLCVIPLEHILVHNIALQFFMDYMQPMGGQAILFFWLTVEGYRVTAQQQLEVLQSSQRDGKKQSSQTTKGLLRAAALGVYDQYLSEKASPRVEVDEASVTRLAQKLNKEDPTPEIFDEIQKKVYDMMLRDERFYPSFKQHPLYVRMLAELDMLKEPSYMGSDHGDGESFNGSPTGSINLSLDDLSSGSVDESAQLHAFISDTADAFLNLLPVAGVCNDHGKTYALYTLTVIRKNSDGSEDIWKTYRRYSDFHDFHMRITEQFESLAPILKLPGKKTFNNMDREFLEKRKKDLNAYLQLLLNPEMVKACPMLLPYIYDFLENKAYSKGKGDFARKMDTFVNPLRSSMRNVSNAVKSLPDSLAEGVSKVSADMGRMSEKLGQDIKQSIFKVPPLIAKSDIDPEHCRVSAQLDDNVDDNIPLRVMLLLMDEVFDLKERNQWLRRNIKNLLQQLIKATYGDTINRKIVDHVDYMTSPEQVSDYVKRFRDSYWPNGILAETPPRRDKSLRMRTRVAAKTTLLGIMPDELKHIIGAETTRKGILRVFDMFQHQPLNRRLACVFLEGFLETLFPQNRFPELFVKLHSRSPRVLRYSQKLRSLHKR, from the exons gcCAGTCTGTCCATCTGGGGATGGGGGGGTCTCGGAGTCGTCCTCTTCCTCATCACATTTGGACCCTTTGCTATCTTTTATCTGGCTTTCTACATCCTCTGTTTCATTGTCGG GGGTTTTGTAGTGCTGCTTTTATTTGGAAAGATAAACTCAGAGAAACACCTGGAAAGGTGTGAACACTCCTACCTGCCATCAACACAGATGGCCATACTGAAG GTTTCGGAGGAGATGAAGTCAGAGTCCAAGCCCATAAAGATCGATCGTCGTCTGACAGGATCCAGTATCATAGATGATCCACTGCAGCAG GTCATCCAGTTCGCCCTGAGGGACTATATCCAGTATTGGTATTACACTCTGAGTGATGATGAAACGTTCCTCTTGGAGATCCGTCAGACGGTCCAGAACGCACTCGTCGAGTTCTCCACCAG GTCTAAAGAGGTGGACTGGCAGCCGTACTTCACCACCAGACTGGTGGATGACTTTGCCACTCATCTGCGTGTTTTCAGGAAAGCTCAGGAGAGGCTGAACGAGAGAGACGATCCAAAACAAC GTGACGCTCCGGACGAGTTGCTGGACTCGTTTTTTGAGGCGGAGGTGGAAATGGAGAGGAAGATTTGCAGAGATGTGGTGTGCACGTCACGCAAGGATGAAGAAG GTTACCTGCGGGATCTCTGTGAAGTGCTGCTGTATCTGTTACTACCTCCTGGAGATTTCCACAACAAGAATATGAGATACTTCCTCAGG GAAGTTTTGGCCAGAGGAGTTCTGCTGCCCTTAATTAACCAGCTGAGTGACCCTGATTACATCAACCAGTTCATCATCTGGATG attcATGACTCCAGCTGTAACTACGAGGCCTTCTTGAACATCTTAAAGCTGACAGACAAAGCAGCCGAGCTGGAGGCCGTCAAAGACAAAGTCCTGGAGGAGCTTCAGTACCTGCGATCTCTGGACACGGGAGGAGACG ATATCAACTTCATAAAGAATCAAATCAATAGTTTGCTCTTTGTGAAGAAGGTCTGTGAAACACGGATACAACGGCTGCAATCAGGGAAG GAAGTTGACACATTGAAACTCGCAGCTAATTTTGGGAAGCTGTGTGTGATTCCATTGGAGCATATATTAGTGCACAACATCGCGCTGCAGTTCTTCATGG ACTACATGCAGCCCATGGGCGGTCAGGCGATCCTGTTCTTCTGGCTGACGGTGGAGGGCTATCGGGTCACAGCCCAGCAGCAGCTGGAGGTCTTACAGAGCAGCCAGAGAGACGGGAAGAAGCAGAGCAGCCAGACCACCAAAGGCCTGCTGAGAGCCGCCGCGCTCGGCGTCTACGACCAGTACCTGTCCGAGAAG GCCTCTCCGAGGGTGGAGGTGGACGAAGCGTCTGTAACCAGACTGGCTCAGAAACTCAACAAAGAGGATCCCACACCCGAGATATTTGATGAAATCCAGAAAAAG GTGTATGATATGATGTTGCGTGACGAGAGGTTTTACCCGTCGTTTAAGCAGCACCCGCTGTACGTGCGGATGCTGGCCGAGCTGGACATGCTGAAAGAGCCCAGTTACATGGGGTCAGACCACGGGGACggag AGTCGTTCAACGGGTCCCCAACAGGAAGCATTAATTTA TCATTAGATGATCTCAGCAGCGGGAGCGTGGATGAGTCTGCTCAGCTTCATGCCTTTATCTCTGATACGG CTGATGCTTTTCTAAACCTACTTCCTGTGGCAGGCGTGTGTAACGATCACGGGAAGACGTACGCTCTCTACACCCTCACCGTCATACGCAAGAACTCGGACGGCAGCGAGGACATCTGGAAGACGTACCGGCGCTACAGCGATTTCCACGACTTCCACATGCGCATCACAGAGCAG TTTGAGAGCCTTGCTCCGATTCTCAAGCTTCCTGGAAAAAAGACCTTTAACAACATGGACAGGGAGTTTCTGGAGAAGAGGAAGAAGGACCTGAACGCTTATTTGCAG CTTCTGTTGAACCCTGAGATGGTGAAGGCCTGTCCCATGCTGCTCCCCTACATCTATGACTTCCTGGAGAACAAAGCCTACAGCAAGGGCAAAGGAGACTTCGCACGCAAG ATGGACACGTTTGTGAATCCTCTCCGGAGCTCCATGAGGAACGTGTCCAATGCCGTGAAGTCACTGCCGGACAGCCTGGCCGAGGGAGTGTCCAAAGTCTCGGCGGACATGGGCCGTATGTCCGAGAAACTTGGCCAGGATATTAAACAGTCCATATTTAAG GTGCCTCCTTTAATCGCAAAGTCTGACATCGATCCCGAACACTGCCGCGTCTCGGCCCAGCTGGACGACAAT GTGGATGATAATATCCCACTGAGGGTGATGTTGCTGCTGATGGACGAGGTGTTTGATCTGAAGGAGAGAAATCAGTGGCTGCGCAGAAACATCAAAAACCTCCTGCAGCAGCTCATCAAAGCCACGTACGGAGACACCATTAACAG GAAAATAGTGGATCATGTCGACTACATGACCTCGCCTGAGCAAGTGTCTGATTATGTGAAGAGGTTCAG AGACTCTTACTGGCCAAACGGGATCCTCGCCGAGACGCCGCCCCGCAGAGACAAAAGCTTACGCATGAGGACGCGAGTCGCCGCTAAGACCACACTCCTGGGCATCatgccag ATGAGTTGAAGCACATCATCGGGGCAGAAACCACACGCAAGGGCATCCTGCGCGTCTTTGACATGTTCCAGCACCAACCGCTGAACCGCCGGCTGGCCTGCGTCTTTCTGGAGGGCTTCCTGGAGACCTTGTTTCCTCAGAACAGGTTCCCCGAGCTGTTCGTGAAGCTCCACTCGCGCTCGCCACGCGTGCTCAGATATTCACAGAAATTGCGCAGCTTGCACAAGAGGTGA